The window GGGGGCGTATAGGCCCTGTATGCCTATGTCTGCCGGCAGCAGGCAGTTTAGCCGGTACACCAGCCCCTGCTGCTGGCCGGGGCTTAGGGGTAGGGGCTGGTCCCAGTGTGCCCACTGCTGGCAGGCGTGTACGCCTGCATCGGTGCGGCCGCTGCCCACCAGCGCTGTGGGTTGCTTCAGCAGCATGGATAGGGCTGCTTCCAGGCGTTGCTGAACGGTGGTGCTGCCGGGCTGTGCCTGCCAGCCATGATAGGCCCCTCCATCGTAGGCCAGCTGAATGAAGTAGCGCATGAGCAAAGATAGCAGCCCAGGCCCGGCCGTACCGGGCTGGCAGTAGCCAGATTCACAGAAAATTCACGACCGTTTTTTTGGAATACGCGCCCCTTAGCTGGACTTTTGTACAAGGGTATTTGGGCCGAGCAGGTGTCTCGTTCGCTTCAGATCTCCCCTTTCTGCGCAATACCATCTAACCGTCTATTTATCATCTATTTATGAAACAGTTTTTACTTCTGTTCGCCTGCCTCCCGGTACTTAGCTGGGCGCAGCAGGACTCTGTGCTGGCAGGTTCCACCCATGCCAATGACGTGTACTATAGCCTGGAGAACGGATCGACAGCGGCAACCACCGTGGCCGGAAACAACTGGGACCTGATGCTGACCGCTGTGGGTAGAGAGATGGGGGTGTATATCAATACGGTATACGGCGTTAAGCTATGGAAGCCCTTTGTAGACACGGCCAACGTGAACTGGGCAAACATGATAGACACGGTGGGCAAGCTGACCGAAGCCCGCCGCCTGCGGAACGACTACTACACCACCCAGGGGGGCAGCTATATAACCGGTGCTTTTAACACTACGCGGAGCCCATCCAGTTTTGTGGCCAGCCAGGGCATATTTACAGACCTGGGCTGGGGTTCCTACAACCCCCAGACCCGCACTACTACCGGAGACTCTATTTATGTGATAAAAACACGCAACAACGATACCCTGAAGCTGAAGTTTGGTGCCTGGAGTGGGCTGAACGATGTACCCATCAGCATTGCCCGCCTGAACGGAACCAATCCCCAGAACCTGACCCTGGACCGAAGCACCTACTCCGAGAAGACACACTTCTTCTTTGATTTTTCCACCAATGCTGCATTTAGCCGCGAGCCCAATAAGTCAGATTGGGACCTGCTTTTCACCCAGATCGAGGATGTGGTGGCACCTAATACCTACTACCCCTTTGCCACCGTGCTTACGAAGAAAGGCCTGCGTGTAGCCGA of the Bacteroidota bacterium genome contains:
- a CDS encoding T9SS type A sorting domain-containing protein, with amino-acid sequence MKQFLLLFACLPVLSWAQQDSVLAGSTHANDVYYSLENGSTAATTVAGNNWDLMLTAVGREMGVYINTVYGVKLWKPFVDTANVNWANMIDTVGKLTEARRLRNDYYTTQGGSYITGAFNTTRSPSSFVASQGIFTDLGWGSYNPQTRTTTGDSIYVIKTRNNDTLKLKFGAWSGLNDVPISIARLNGTNPQNLTLDRSTYSEKTHFFFDFSTNAAFSREPNKSDWDLLFTQIEDVVAPNTYYPFATVLTKKGLRVAEYVNRTNRDTRTDTTGMAFTTSPMTIGHDWKLFTPGAPGAPGTGWSYDDSTAYFVEDAGKDVWRIVFTFYSQGKYKFNKTKVIDRITSRGQATADNGLLSFGVGPNPATSYVDVVYELSQVQGPVRLQLLDLQGRVVQGYSLDARAGFFSHRMALDNVPNGLYLLQLQNGSYQASKRIVVQ